The following are from one region of the Candidatus Acidulodesulfobacterium ferriphilum genome:
- the thiC gene encoding phosphomethylpyrimidine synthase ThiC gives MNQIESAKNNIITDEMKYCAKMEGVSAEEIRIGIMNGHTVITKNRARNIKPLAIGRGLKTKVNANIGSSGDNYNIETELEKLFTAIHSGADAVMDLSTGGNIVEFRREIIKNSCVPVGTVPLYEAFQPAIGAGGADSGSNINKFDPEYLFEVIERQCEEGVDFITVHCGLTLEAVRKMNLQTRIMGIVSRGGSLIASWMIRNNRENPLYEEYGRLLKIAKKNDVALSLGDGLRPGSLADATDRAQISELITLGELQKKALEEGVQVMIEGPGHVPLNQVETNIKLEKSLCNGAPFYVLGPLVTDIAPGYDHITSAIGGAIAAGAGADFLCYVTPAEHLRLPTAEDVKEGVIAAKIAAHAGDIAKGVKGAMEKDIDMSKNRRAMNWEAQYESSIDPEKAREMRASLPLKDDKVCSMCSSYCSIKLNASFK, from the coding sequence ATGAATCAAATAGAATCTGCCAAAAATAATATAATAACGGATGAAATGAAATATTGCGCGAAAATGGAAGGCGTTTCAGCCGAAGAGATTCGCATAGGCATAATGAACGGACATACCGTTATAACGAAAAACCGCGCCAGAAATATAAAACCGCTTGCGATAGGCAGAGGTTTAAAAACAAAAGTAAATGCAAACATCGGTTCGTCGGGGGACAATTATAATATCGAAACGGAATTGGAAAAACTCTTTACGGCAATCCATAGCGGCGCGGACGCCGTTATGGATTTATCCACGGGAGGAAATATTGTGGAATTCAGGCGGGAGATAATTAAAAACTCGTGCGTGCCGGTGGGAACCGTTCCGTTATATGAGGCATTCCAGCCCGCGATAGGAGCCGGTGGCGCAGATTCAGGTTCTAATATAAATAAATTTGACCCGGAGTACCTTTTTGAAGTTATCGAAAGGCAGTGCGAAGAAGGCGTCGATTTTATTACCGTTCATTGCGGGTTAACATTGGAAGCCGTGAGAAAGATGAACCTGCAGACAAGGATTATGGGAATAGTTTCAAGGGGAGGATCCTTGATTGCTTCGTGGATGATAAGGAATAACAGGGAAAATCCGCTTTACGAAGAATACGGCAGGCTTTTAAAGATTGCAAAAAAAAACGATGTTGCGTTAAGCCTCGGCGACGGATTAAGACCCGGAAGCCTTGCCGACGCGACGGACAGGGCTCAAATTTCGGAACTTATTACTCTTGGAGAGCTTCAGAAAAAGGCTTTGGAAGAAGGCGTGCAGGTTATGATAGAAGGCCCCGGACATGTTCCGTTAAATCAGGTGGAGACAAACATAAAATTGGAAAAAAGCCTTTGCAACGGCGCTCCGTTTTATGTTTTAGGACCGCTTGTTACGGATATTGCTCCTGGCTACGATCATATCACAAGCGCGATAGGCGGGGCAATAGCCGCCGGAGCGGGCGCCGATTTCTTATGTTATGTTACTCCTGCGGAGCATCTGAGGCTTCCAACGGCGGAGGATGTTAAAGAGGGTGTCATTGCGGCTAAGATTGCGGCGCACGCAGGGGATATCGCAAAGGGCGTGAAAGGCGCAATGGAAAAAGACATCGATATGAGTAAAAATAGGCGCGCAATGAATTGGGAAGCCCAGTACGAAAGTTCGATAGACCCGGAAAAAGCAAGAGAGATGAGGGCTTCTTTACCCCTTAAAGACGACAAGGTTTGCTCTATGTGTTCTTCTTATTGCTCTATAAAATTAAATGCCTCTTTTAAATAA
- a CDS encoding rubredoxin yields the protein MKWKCSVCGYIHDGDSAPDVCPKCGSPKEKFEKIAPDVEQLIDRSRKTNQLHMDLTHILTKIIAISEEGIADNLDPNCLSIFQKAKKAAHELRQMSKAEIVAHISKQKWG from the coding sequence ATGAAGTGGAAATGTTCCGTTTGCGGTTATATTCATGACGGCGACTCGGCGCCGGATGTTTGCCCAAAATGTGGATCGCCGAAAGAAAAATTCGAAAAAATTGCTCCGGATGTCGAGCAGCTTATTGATCGTTCAAGAAAGACCAATCAATTACACATGGATTTAACGCATATATTAACCAAGATTATTGCAATTTCGGAAGAAGGCATAGCGGATAATCTTGACCCCAATTGTTTAAGCATATTCCAGAAGGCAAAAAAAGCCGCCCATGAATTGAGGCAGATGTCAAAAGCCGAGATAGTCGCTCATATAAGCAAGCAAAAATGGGGTTAA
- a CDS encoding type II toxin-antitoxin system RelE/ParE family toxin yields MFTLRYYPAVKKDIKELDNRHRDKIKKAIEEKLQVSPQSSGIPLKGDLSNCYKLRVGDYRVIYEIQENEVTILCIKHRKDVYKTAVKRI; encoded by the coding sequence TTGTTTACGCTAAGATATTATCCCGCCGTAAAAAAAGACATTAAAGAATTAGATAACCGGCACAGAGATAAAATCAAAAAAGCAATAGAAGAAAAACTACAGGTTTCGCCGCAAAGCTCCGGCATCCCGCTTAAAGGCGATTTATCGAATTGCTATAAATTAAGAGTGGGCGATTACAGGGTCATTTACGAGATTCAAGAAAATGAAGTTACGATACTGTGCATAAAACACAGAAAAGACGTTTATAAAACTGCCGTTAAAAGAATATAG
- a CDS encoding thiamine phosphate synthase: MNFNFNIYLIGDKNFFASEKDYLEALNKCFDSGIKAFQLRQKDVGIREFIALGEKIKRIIDKYKDVKLFVNDRIDVASALDAYGVHLNKNSIPISAVKEKIKNLKVFYSSHSIEEIITAQDAGADAVTFSPIFKTKNQDFEQGTDLLRKALNSAKIPVFALGGINRDNISKIRDAGAKYIAVQSGILKADNIYDAVKFLSNNLN; the protein is encoded by the coding sequence ATGAACTTTAATTTTAATATTTATTTAATCGGCGATAAAAATTTCTTTGCGAGCGAAAAAGATTATTTAGAGGCTTTAAATAAATGTTTTGACAGCGGAATAAAAGCTTTTCAACTAAGGCAAAAAGATGTCGGCATTAGAGAATTTATCGCATTAGGGGAAAAGATTAAAAGAATAATAGATAAATACAAGGATGTGAAGCTTTTTGTAAATGACAGGATCGATGTCGCATCGGCTCTTGACGCATATGGCGTTCATTTAAACAAAAATAGTATTCCGATTAGCGCCGTTAAAGAAAAAATCAAAAATCTTAAGGTATTTTATTCTTCCCACTCCATTGAAGAGATAATAACGGCACAGGATGCAGGTGCGGACGCCGTAACATTCAGCCCGATTTTTAAAACTAAAAATCAGGACTTCGAACAGGGGACGGATTTGCTAAGGAAGGCTCTAAATTCGGCAAAAATACCGGTTTTTGCGCTGGGCGGCATTAACAGGGATAATATAAGCAAAATTAGAGATGCCGGGGCCAAATATATTGCAGTTCAATCGGGAATTCTCAAGGCAGACAATATTTATGATGCCGTTAAATTTTTATCCAATAATTTAAATTAA
- a CDS encoding DUF815 domain-containing protein yields MPLLNKGRHGLLRKMDKFDYSLLSEIDGRDFFSLLIKEIQKTNNLISEIYNNYKSRDLSKQGYEFEIIKYTPEDFESHGSFKFFKVNDKCVLKPITDFRSKDVSRSKSLSLADFIGIDNIIKDVFQNTIKFASGKSANNVLLWGDRGTGKSSLVRAIAKSFGEEPYISKIKFIEIVEDTAEFIYELITIIKTKPYRFILIFDDIAFDADSLFYKKLKSVLDGGLDELPENIIIYATSNKRHLTTEKFSPEISNGDFIHPEEEVEEGLSLSDRFGLTYGLYSFDREVYLKIVEMYLKKYDIKISSINMDQVRKDAINFAIIKGSRSGRTAKQFAVSLIKD; encoded by the coding sequence ATGCCTCTTTTAAATAAAGGCAGGCATGGATTACTGCGAAAAATGGATAAATTTGATTATAGCCTCTTAAGCGAAATTGACGGCAGGGATTTTTTTTCTTTGTTAATCAAGGAAATTCAAAAAACAAACAATTTAATTTCCGAAATATATAACAATTATAAATCGCGCGATTTAAGCAAGCAGGGTTACGAGTTTGAGATTATAAAATACACCCCCGAAGATTTTGAATCGCATGGGTCTTTTAAGTTTTTTAAGGTAAACGATAAATGTGTTTTAAAACCTATAACCGATTTTCGTTCCAAAGACGTTTCAAGGTCTAAATCCTTGTCTTTGGCCGATTTCATCGGGATAGATAATATAATCAAGGATGTTTTTCAAAATACTATTAAATTTGCGTCGGGGAAATCCGCCAACAATGTGCTTCTATGGGGCGACAGGGGAACAGGAAAGTCTTCCCTTGTCAGGGCTATCGCAAAATCTTTCGGCGAAGAACCCTATATATCTAAAATTAAATTTATCGAGATTGTGGAAGATACCGCCGAATTTATCTATGAGTTAATCACCATCATTAAAACAAAACCTTACAGGTTTATATTGATTTTTGACGATATTGCTTTTGATGCGGATTCACTGTTTTACAAAAAGCTTAAATCCGTTCTCGACGGCGGATTAGACGAGCTTCCTGAAAATATAATTATTTACGCAACATCCAATAAACGCCATCTTACTACGGAAAAATTTTCTCCGGAAATATCAAACGGCGATTTTATTCATCCGGAAGAAGAGGTCGAAGAAGGCCTTTCTTTAAGCGACAGATTTGGTTTGACATACGGGCTTTACAGCTTTGACAGGGAAGTTTACCTTAAAATAGTAGAAATGTATTTAAAAAAATATGATATTAAAATCTCGAGCATTAATATGGATCAGGTAAGAAAGGACGCAATTAACTTTGCAATTATAAAGGGTTCGCGTTCAGGCAGGACTGCAAAACAGTTTGCCGTTAGTTTAATAAAGGATTAA